Proteins from one Sabethes cyaneus chromosome 2, idSabCyanKW18_F2, whole genome shotgun sequence genomic window:
- the LOC128738477 gene encoding rab proteins geranylgeranyltransferase component A, with protein sequence MEDDLPTEFDLIVIGTGLSESIVAAAASRIGKTVLHLDCNEYYGGYWASFNLESLRQYAQDCSVPKSCEKKNTDEKFVPMVKATFIENVSEDWFNFEERGAVGGWNKESILKEFRRFNVDLVPKLLYSRGAMVELLISSNICRYAEFRAVDRVATIWNERIMTVPCSRSDVFTSRDVNVVEKRLLMKFLQSCASYETEDGTHKTEDIEGKTFLEYLKGHKLTPNLIHYLLYTIAMGNDTTSCRAGLEGVRKFLLSLGRYGNSPFLFPMYGCGEIPQCFCRLCAVFGGIYCLNRKVDGINLTTPAEGGKLAFHNISCGGKTIQAASLVIGQGYVREEVFGNEKLSEAKPSGRKCCGRMARAIFLTNIPLGGESQNTGGGGASLMKLPPVEGHEDGATIIQLAHFSGTCPKDIYLIHVTARSLTGDPRADLEPYVTQILRPAAPKLQLTSDEGEVFENSAESASTILYELYFNIPACVACQQTSGGSTPRGIHLACGPFHELDYDESIARAKQIFLEIYPEEDFLPRAPDPEEIIIGEETDEAQEITASVDECHQDTDKVESALECQENDSSSSGAAAAAALQAVETEAENVKRLSDAQEAKEDSVENAEECTEQK encoded by the exons ATGGAGGATGATCTTCCGACTGAGTTCGATCTGATTGTGATCGGGACAG GTCTCTCGGAATCTATAGTAGCGGCTGCCGCTAGTCGAATAGGGAAAACCGTGCTGCATCTTGATTGCAACGAGTACTATGGGGGATATTGGGCTTCGTTTAATTTGGAAAGCCTTCGGCAGTATGCGCAGGATTGCAGCGTTCCGAAAAGCTGcgaaaagaagaacactgatgaaaagtttgttccaatggTGAAAGCCACGTTCATCGAAAATGTTAGCGAAGATTGGTTTAACTTCGAAGAGCGAGGTGCTGTTGGAGGGTGGAACAAGGAAAGTATTCTGAAGGAGTTCAGGCGATTCAATGTTGATTTGGTGCCGAAGTTGCTTTATTCGCGGGGAGCCATGGTGGAGCTGTTGATATCGTCGAATATCTGTCGGTATGCGGAGTTTCGAGCCGTTGATCGAGTGGCAACGATCTGGAACGAACGGATTATGACGGTGCCGTGTTCTCGTTCGGATGTATTCACCAGCCGTGATGTGAATGTGGTCGAGAAACGGCTGCTGATGAAGTTTTTGCAGAGTTGTGCTAGTTACGAAACTGAAGATGGCACGCATAAGACGGAGGACATCGAAGGAAAAACTTTTCTGGAGTATTTGAAGGGGCACAAATTGACACCGAATTTGATTCATTATCTGTTGTATACTATTGCTATGGGTAATGATACGACTAGTTGCCGAGCTGGTTTAGAAGGTGTTCGGAAGTTTCTACTCAGCTTGGGACGATACGGTAATAGTCCGTTTCTTTTTCCCATGTACGGCTGTGGAGAGATTCCACAGTGCTTCTGTCGATTGTGTGCAGTTTTTGGTGGAATTTATTGTCTGAACAGAAAAGTGGATGGTATTAATTTGACAACGCCAGCGGAAGGGGGCAAGCTTGCCTTTCATAATATAAGTTGCGGTGGAAAAACGATTCAAGCTGCTAGTCTAGTCATAGGGCAGGGGTACGTTCGGGAGGAGGTGTTTGGAAACGAAAAACTTTCGGAAGCGAAGCCTTCAGGTCGAAAATGCTGTGGTAGAATGGCTCGAGCTATATTCCTTACCAACATTCCATTAGGGGGAGAATCTCAGAATACGGGCGGTGGCGGTGCTTCGCTTATGAAACTTCCACCGGTGGAAGGACACGAGGATGGGGCTACCATTATCCAGTTGGCACATTTTAGTGGCACCTGTCCGAAGGACATTT ATCTTATCCATGTTACGGCCCGGTCACTCACTGGCGATCCTCGAGCAGATTTAGAACCATATGTGACGCAAATTCTCAGACCAGCAGCTCCGAAGCTGCAGCTAACCTCGGACGAAGGAGAAGTGTTCGAAAACAGCGCTGAAAGCGCTTCCACTATTCTTTATGAGCTGTATTTCAACATACCGGCTTGTGTGGCTTGTCAGCAGACAAGCGGCGGCTCCACTCCGCGGGGTATTCATCTAGCTTGCGGTCCGTTCCATGAACTGGACTACGACGAGAGTATAGCACGGGCGAAGCAGATTTTCCTGGAAATTTATCCGGAGGAAGATTTTCTGCCTCGAGCTCCGGATCCAGAGGAGATTATCATCGGTGAAGAAACCGATGAAGCACAGGAAATTACAGCCAGCGTGGACGAATGCCACCAAGACACGGACAAGGTGGAAAGTGCCCTCGAGTGTCAGGAAAATGATTCGTCTTCCAGCGGggcggcagcggcggcggcgttGCAGGCAGTGGAAACCGAAGCAGAAAACGTCAAACGGCTTTCGGATGCCCAGGAGGCTAAGGAGGATTCGGTGGAGAATGCCGAAGAATGCACCGAGCAAAAGTAA
- the LOC128738476 gene encoding valine--tRNA ligase: MSNPIVNGADEAPVKTEKQLKKEAEKAAKLAKLQEKLNKKQAQEQQAAAKPKAEKKVKESKEAIVYTGNSKEGEKKDLSGPFPDAYSPQYVEAAWYSWWEKEGFFKPEYGRKSNDDRGRFVMVIPPPNVTGSLHLGHALTNAIEDAITRWHRMKGRAALWVPGTDHAGIATQVVVEKKLWREQKLTRHDLGREKFIEKIWQWRNEKGDRIYHQLRMLGSSYDWDRACFTMDPKLCKAVTEAFVRMHEQGLIYRSSRLVNWSCTLRSAISDIEVDKVEIPGRTMLSIPGYNEKVEFGVLVSFAYKVEGSEEEIIVATTRVETMLGDTAVAVHPNDERYKHLHGKFVQHPFCSRRLPIVCDEFVEMGFATGAVKITPSHDPNDYEVGKRHNLPFINIFTDDGFVTGDYGEFTGMKRFDARKAVLAALQAKGLYKETVDNPMVVPICSRSKDIVEPLIKPQWYVKCDDMAKNATEAVRSGELKIVPEVHTKTWYHWMEGIRDWCVSRQLWWGHRIPAYQVSFKDSSKKPSDLGEESLWFVGRSEEEALDKAAQQLKVDKDVLVLKQDEDVLDTWFSSGLFPFSVFGWPDNTDDLKLYYPTSLLETGHDILFFWVARMVFFGQTLLDKLPFKEIFLHPMVRDAHGRKMSKSLGNVIDPIDVITGISLEGLHKQLYDSNLDPREIDRAKAGQKQDYPNGIPECGTDAMRFALCAYMTQARDINLDILRVQGYRFFCNKLWNATKFALMYFTGDEKYDVIQELTGSETAIDRWILSRLSNCIDVSNKGFEKYEFAHATNACYNFWLYDLCDIYLECLKPVFQSGTDQAKSTARKVLYTCLNLGLKLLSPFMPFITEELYQRLPRADIDEVASICVAPYPELATCNWQDESLEKDFEFVQRTAKVIRSARSDYNLPNKTKTEAYVICSEEAVKATLEQFAADLATMSYSQINLDSGEPPAGCAILTVSGSCVVHLLLKGLIEVDKEIVKLDKKRETLTATVEKLEQAKAAPDYCTKVPEDVRNNNQEKLDQTKVEIERIIAAMETLKTM; this comes from the exons atgtccAATCCTATCGTGAACGGTGCCGACGAAGCTCCGGTGAAAACCGAGAAGCAGCTCAAAAAGGAAGCGGAAAAAGCTGCCAAGTTGGCAAAATTGCAAGAAAAGCTGAACAAGAAGCAAGCCCAGGAACAGCAGGCCGCGGCCAAACCGAAAGCGGAG AAAAAGGTGAAGGAAAGCAAAGAGGCTATCGTCTACACTGGCAACAGTAAGGAGGGTGAGAAAAAGGACTTATCGGGACCGTTTCCCGATGCGTACAGTCCGCAGTACGTCGAGGCCGCCTGGTATAGCTGGTGGGAGAAGGAAGGTTTCTTCAAGCCGGAATATGGG CGAAAATCGAACGACGACCGTGGCCGCTTCGTGATGGTAATTCCACCGCCCAACGTAACCGGTTCGTTGCATCTGGGTCACGCGCTGACGAACGCCATCGAGGACGCGATAACGCGCTGGCATCGGATGAAGGGACGGGCGGCTTTGTGGGTGCCGGGAACGGATCACGCCGGCATTGCCACCCAGGTCGTGGTGGAGAAGAAGCTGTGGCGCGAGCAGAAACTGACCCGTCACGATCTGGGTCGGGAGAAGTTTATCGAGAAGATTTGGCAGTGGCGTAACGAGAAGGGCGACCGCATCTATCATCAGCTGCGGATGCTTGGTTCGTCCTACGATTGGGATCGGGCTTGCTTTACGATGGATCCCAAGCTGTGCAAGGCGGTAACGGAGGCTTTCGTGCGGATGCATGAGCAGGGGTTGATTTATCGGAGCAGTCGGTTGGTTAATTGGTCCTGTACGCTGCGGTCGGCTATTTCTGATATTGAGGTGGATAAGGTGGAGATTCCGGGCCGTACTATGCTGTCGATTCCGGGATACAATGAGAAGGTTGAGTTCGGTGTGTTGGTGTCGTTTGCTTATAAGGTAGAGGGTAGTGAGGAGGAAATTATTGTGGCGACCACGCGCGTTGAAACCATGCTCGGGGATACGGCCGTTGCCGTGCATCCGAATGACGAGCGGTACAAGCATTTGCATGGTAAGTTTGTGCAACATCCGTTCTGCAGCCGAAGGCTGCCAATCGTCTGCGACGAGTTTGTTGAGATGGGATTCGCAACGGGTGCGGTAAAGATTACTCCCTCGCACGATCCGAACGATTATGAAGTTGGTAAACGACATAATCTTccgtttattaatatttttactgACGATGGTTTTGTTACGGGTGATTACGGTGAGTTTACCGGAATGAAACGATTCGATGCTAGAAAAGCTGTTTTGGCGGCTCTGCAAGCTAAGGGATTGTATAAGGAAACGGTCGATAATCCCATGGTGGTTCCGATTTGTTCCCGTTCGAAGGATATTGTTGAGCCGTTGATTAAACCTCAGTGGTACGTGAAGTGTGACGATATGGCTAAGAATGCGACGGAGGCCGTACGATCGGGTGAACTGAAAATCGTTCCCGAAGTGCACACTAAAACTTGGTATCACTGGATGGAGGGCATCAGAGATTGGTGCGTTTCTCGGCAGCTTTGGTGGGGACACCGTATCCCTGCGTACCAGGTGTCGTTTAAAGATTCCAGCAAGAAGCCAAGCGATCTTGGTGAGGAAAGCTTGTGGTTTGTTGGTCGCAGCGAAGAAGAAGCTCTGGATAAGGCTGCGCAGCAGTTGAAGGTAGATAAGGACGTTTTGGTTTTGAAACAAGACGAAGATGTGCTGGATACTTGGTTCAGTTCGGGACTGTTTCCGTTCTCCGTTTTTGGATGGCCTGACAATACGGACGATCTGAAGTTGTACTATCCGACGTCGCTTCTTGAAACCGGGCATGATATCCTCTTTTTCTGGGTAGCTCGAATGGTATTTTTCGGGCAGACTTTGCTGGACAAGCTGCCCTTCAAGGAGATCTTCCTGCATCCGATGGTGCGTGATGCGCACGGTCGGAAGATGTCCAAATCTCTGGGTAATGTTATTGATCCAATTGATGTCATTACGGGCATTTCGTTGGAGGGTCTACACAAGCAGCTGTACGATTCCAATTTGGATCCACGTGAAATCGATCGCGCTAAGGCGGGTCAGAAGCAGGACTACCCGAACGGTATTCCCGAGTGTGGAACGGACGCAATGCGGTTTGCACTGTGTGCCTACATGACCCAAGCCAGGGATATTAATTTGGACATTCTGCGCGTGCAGGGATATCGGTTTTTCTGCAACAAACTGTGGAACGCGACTAAGTTTGCGCTGATGTACTTCACTGGAGATGAAAAGTACGATGTCATCCAGGAATTG ACCGGTTCAGAGACCGCCATCGATCGCTGGATTTTGTCACGGCTGTCCAATTGCATCGACGTATCAAACAAGGGCTTCGAAAAGTATGAATTTGCTCATGCCACAAATGCATGCTACAATTTCTGGCTGTACGATTTGTGTGACATTTACCTGGAGTGTCTCAAACCGGTCTTCCAATCCGGTACGGATCAGGCCAAGAGTACCGCGAGAAAAGTGCTCTACACGTGCTTAAATCTAGGCTTGAAACTACTGTCTCCTTTCATGCCGTTCATCACGGAGGAACTTTACCAACGGTTACCACGGGCTGATATCGACGAAGTTGCCAGCATCTGTGTAGCACCCTATCCGGAGCTGGCCACATGCAATTGGCAGGATGAGTCGTTGGAAAAGGACTTTGAGTTTGTGCAGCGCACGGCTAAGGTTATTCGATCGGCTCGCAGTGACTACAATCTACCCAATAAAACCAAGACGGAAGCGTATGTAATTTGCAGCGAAGAAGCAGTCAAGGCCACTCTGGAACAATTCGCGGCTGATCTGGCAACGATGAGCTACTCCCAAATTAATTTGGATAGCGGCGAACCTCCGGCAGGTTGTGCTATTTTGACAGTTTCTGGATCTTGCGTTGTACATCTGCTGCTAAAGGGACTGATTGAGGTCGACAAGGAAATCGTGAAGCTTGATAAGAAGCGTGAAACCTTGACGGCTACCGTTGAGAAGCTGGAGCAGGCCAAAGCAGCTCCGGATTATTGCACCAAGGTTCCCGAGGATGTGAGAAACAACAACCAGGAGAAACTAGACCAAACGAAGGTCGAAATCGAACGTATCATTGCGGCAATGGAAACACTAAAAACTATGTAA
- the LOC128738475 gene encoding WD repeat-containing protein 19 has translation MSSEKVLYRHEDPHGQGDVYFLWQTGGSAQLMATTGSDGTVAVFNRQGQLIERIVLQSLCAGFAWDRDGDVLAIITQNSSQLIVWDAHSQRKQSVDIGVRDPPSCIVWSKRGSLLAVATTRGNLSIYNHATTKRIPILGKHTKRITCGAWSTENVLALGSEDKCLSLSNEEGDTLRSVQLRDHPSDMHFAEMKTDERVPGENTISMILGKRTLFLYHLPEPDSPTELGFQQRYGSLLQHKWFGDGYVLLGFSLGHVVAISTHPREVGQELWQVKNHRDSLNSIAVCKELELIASCGDNNVKIHSMSNLQETVKILTLHDQAAMKNIEWSSDGQLLGVTTSQGAICVFVTKLHSLCAIFPPRIALLSSLAEVAIHHYAPDKVKSAPTMIALEIEPSFLAIGPFHLACGMNNHVWFYDLGRSLNDSPLLLGDREYMSEIKSVALSAEYCAVLCGGQIMLHPIESTNEATMNREPKVFPDEIRGMAESVITCLALTNDFLCFATDLGNIIHFSLERWATVIQFRHQVGIKALYSDLDGTRMVLIDDHSHGYVYISATEETIRIPEMPKHVVGVMWDYSHPAVFVVFDRNSCVTYAFVRASIYGKKVEKVGTTSLISEQIPLMLYDGELCLHGSGGRLSTVVLDTHANKPGRDAKEQLHAVTTMRKYNEAWELCNLLGDLDEWKRLGQSAIADLNISFALKVYRQMGDVAMVYALEDIVQIEDLNTLAGFCALLLDKVDEAKTLFTKSGNPQEALELCRDLLQWEQAMALAGSLAPEQLPFLAREYAQQLEFTGNQAEALKNYERGLKSDILPKSSEGVIEQELLDQHVALCKAGISRTSVKCGDYRRGVQLALELDDKQLYSDCGEALVAAGNLNEAANLLERAESWDKCCELYIHLKLWKKVDRILPNVTSLKLHAAYAKAKEAEGRYAEAINSYHMAGDLDSVVRIYLEHLSDPHSASEILLETRSVEGSKLLSKYFEQHGDYESAIQFLLLCGSIADAFTIAQKQNKIRYYGEVLEQSSNAKPSDYLLLATYFENEKYTLLAGKYYFLGKEYAKALKHLLKAASFSNEESMALSLAIDCVASANDEKLSNQLIEYLLGEVDGVPKDPKLLFRLYMAKRQFKEAAKAAMIIANQEQISGNYRSAHDLLFSMYQELKRNNLTIASDMRASLTLLHRYTLVRTHVKRANHLLAAKLLLEVSKNISQFPSHVVPILTSTVIECHRTGLRKSAFDYAVMLMRSEFRNQIDAKYAKKIESIVRKPPRGQLEDEGGYDGSPCPVCDASLPNMDFICGQCKTTLPVCIATGQHIIKDDVAACPECDFPALKAEFVKILESTDNQCPMCGEDIDGSRLVDIGDIEPYIGTGT, from the exons ATGAGCAGCGAGAAG GTACTCTATCGTCACGAAGATCCACACGGTCAGGGCGATGTGTACTTTTTGTGGCAAACCGGTGGTTCGGCGCAACTGATGGCCACAACCGGAAGTGATGGCACGGTAGCAGTTTTCAATCGGCAAGGTCAATTGATTGAGCGAATCGTTCTGCAAAG CCTCTGCGCAGGATTTGCCTGGGACAGGGACGGTGATGTGCTGGCAATCATAACGCAGAACTCATCGCAGTTGATCGTATGGGATGCACATTCTCAGAGAAAGCAAAGTGTCGATATTGGCGTGCGAGATCCGCCGAGTTGTATTGTGTGGTCGAAGCGGGGAAGTTTGCTAGCGGTGGCTACCACCCGTGGGAACCTTTCGATCTATAATCATGCGACAACGAAACGAATTCCAATACTGGGAAAGCATACCAAAAGGATTACCTGTGGAGCATGGTCCACGGAAAATGTTCTAGCTCTGGGGAGTGAGGACAAGTGTCTGTCGTTAAGTAATGAGGAAGGCGATACGCTTCGGTCGGTCCAGCTGCGGGACCATCCTAGTGATATGCACTTTGCGGAGATGAAAACCGACGAAAGGGTACCGGGTGAAAATACGATCAGCATGATACTGGGAAAGCGAACGCTTTTCCTGTACCATCTGCCAGAGCCGGATTCACCGACCGAACTTGGATTTCAGCAACGATACGGTTCGTTGCTGCAGCACAAGTGGTTCGGCGATGGCTATGTCCTGCTAGGATTTAGCTTGGGGCACGTAGTGGCTATTTCCACCCATCCGAGAGAGGTTGGCCAGGAACTGTGgcaagttaaaaatcatcgagaTTCTCTGAATAGTATTGCAGTGTGCAAAGAGCTTGAACTGATCGCTTCCTGTGGGGATAACAA CGTTAAAATACATTCGATGTCAAACCTTCAGGAAACGGTTAAAATACTAACCCTTCATGATCAGGCAGCGATGAAGAACATCGAATGGAGCTCCGACGGTCAACTGTTGGGTGTGACTACTTCGCAGGGCGCTATCTGTGTGTTTGTTACCAAGCTTCACTCATTGTGTGCAATATTTCCGCCCAGAATTGCGTTACTATCAAGCCTAGCGGAAGTAGCTATCCACCACTATGCACCGGATAAGGTTAAATCCGCTCCGACCATGATTGCACTGGAGATTGAACCGTCGTTTCTGGCGATCGGTCCGTTCCATTTGGCTTGCGGCATGAACAATCATGTATGGTTTTACGATTTAGGTCGGTCACTTAATGACAGTCCACTACTGTTGGGCGATCGGGAATATATGTCGGAAATAAAGAGCGTGGCGCTTAGTGCGGAATATTGTGCCGTGCTCTGCGGGGGACAAATTATGCTGCATCCG ATCGAATCAACCAATGAGGCAACCATGAATCGTGAACCGAAAGTTTTTCCAGACGAAATCCGCGGTATGGCTGAATCAGTCATCACGTGCCTGGCACTGACCAACGATTTTCTCTGCTTTGCTACAGAT CTGGGCAATATAATTCATTTCTCACTGGAGCGTTGGGCTACGGTGATTCAGTTTCGACATCAAGTCGGTATAAAAGCTTTGTATTCTGACCTGGATGGAACGCGAATGGTGCTGATAGATGACCATAGCCACGGGTATGTGTACATTTCGGCTACCGAGGAAACGATACGCATACCGGAAATGCCTAAGCACGTCGTTGGCGTGATGTGGGATTACTCACATCCGGCTGTGTTTGTTGTGTTCGATCGAAACAGCTGCGTAACGTACGCTTTTGTACGAGCCTCGATCTATGGTAAAAAAGTGGAGAAGGTTGGTACAACTAGTCTGATCAGTGAACAGATTCCGCTGATGCTGTACGACGGAGAACTTTGTCTGCATGGCAGTGGAGGAAGATTGAGTACGGTTGTGTTGGACACACATGCGAATAAACCCGGCAGGGACGCCAAAGAACAGTTGCATGCTGTAACAACGATGAGAAAGTACAACGAAGCTTGGGAGTTGTGTAATCTGCTGGGTGATTTGGACGAATGGAAGCGATTGGGGCAATCAGCGATAGCTGATTTGAACATTTCATTCG ctTTAAAAGTGTATCGTCAAATGGGGGACGTTGCGATGGTTTATGCCCTTGAAGATATAGTACAAATAGAGGATCTCAATACATTGGCTGGTTTCTGTGCTTTACTGTTGGATAAAGTGGATGAAGCGAAGACTTTGTTCACGAAAAGTGGTAACCCTCAAGAAGCTTTGGAGCTGTGCCGAGACTTGTTACAGTGGGAACAGGCCATGGCTCTTGCTGGCTCACTGGCTCCAGAGCAGCTTCCGTTTCTGGCGCGAGAGTATGCCCAGCAGTTGGAATTCAC AGGCAATCAAGCGGAAGCATTGAAGAACTACGAGCGAGGTCTCAAAAGCGATATCCTGCCAAAATCGTCGGAAGGGGTGATCGAGCAGGAACTACTGGATCAGCACGTTGCTCTCTGCAAAGCAGGAATCTCCCGCACCAGCGTAAAGTGTGGTGACTATCGGCGTGGAGTACAGCTGGCACTGGAGCTGGACGACAAGCAGCTGTACAGTGATTGTGGCGAAGCACTCGTCGCTGCTGGAAATCTGAACGAAGCTGCAAATCTACTGGAACGAGCGGAAAGTTGGGACAAGTGTTGTGAATTGTATATTCACCTAAAACTGTGGAAAAAGGTAGACCGGATTCTACCCAACGTGACCAGCCTTAAGTTACATGCTGCTTATGCCAAAGCTAAGGAAGCGGAAGGACGCTATGCAGAAGCTATCAACAGTTACCACATGGCGGGCGATTTGGATAGTGTCGTAAGAATATACCTTGAGCATCTCTCGGATCCGCACAGTGCTTCCGAAATTCTGCTTGAAACTCGTTCAGTTGAAGGCTCCAAATTGTTGTCAAAATACTTTGAACAACATGGCGATTATGAATCAGCAATTCAGTTTCTTCTACTTTGTGGCTCAATAGCCGATGCATTTACAATCGCgcagaaacaaaataaaatccgGTACTACGGAGAAGTTTTGGAGCAAAGCTCCAATGCAAAGCCGAGTGACTACCTGTTGCTGgcaacgtactttgaaaacgaAAAATACACTTTACTCGCTGGAAAGTACTACTTTCTAGGAAAAGAATACGCTAAAGCTTTGAAGCATTTACTCAAGGCGGCTTCCTTTAGTAATGAGGAAAGCATGGCTCTCTCACTCGCAATCGACTGCGTCGCttcagcaaatgatgaaaaactttcCAACCAACTCATAGAGTACTTGCTCGGAGAGGTGGACGGCGTTCCGAAAGATCCAAAACTGCTCTTTCGTCTCTATATGGCTAAACGGCAGTTTAAGGAGGCAGCCAAAGCGGCAATGATTATTGCCAACCAAGAGCAAATTTCCGGCAACTATCGAAGTGCTCACGATTTGCTCTTTTCGATGTATCAAGAATTGAAGCGAAACAACCTTACCATAGCGTCCGATATGAGAGCATCTCTCACACTGTTGCACCGGTATACGTTAGTTCGGACACACGTAAAACGAGCCAATCATCTGCTGGCAGCGAAGCTGCTCCTAGAAGTTTCCAAGAACATTTCTCAATTTCCGTCAC ACGTCGTTCCCATACTGACATCGACGGTCATCGAGTGTCACCGGACTGGTTTGCGGAAGTCGGCCTTCGACTATGCGGTAATGTTGATGCGTTCGGAGTTTCGAAACCAAATAGATGCAAAGTATGCCAAAAAGATAGAATCAATTGTGCGCAAGCCTCCCCGCGGACAGCTGGAGGACGAAGGTGGCTACGACGGCAGTCCGTGTCCGGTGTGCGATGCTAGCCTGCCGAACATGGACTTCATCTGTGGTCAGTGTAAGACCACTTTGCCCGTTTGCATTGCCACG GGCCAGCATATTATCAAGGATGATGTGGCAGCCTGTCCCGAGTGTGATTTTCCTGCTCTGAAAGCAGAATTCGTCAA AATTTTGGAATCAACCGACAACCAGTGCCCGATGTGTGGGGAAGATATCGATGGCAGTAGATTGGTGGATATCGGAGACATCGAACCGTACATCGGAACGGGAACGTGA